The proteins below come from a single Treponema phagedenis genomic window:
- a CDS encoding flavocytochrome c, whose translation MKRLFISLAAVMVLLFASCGNKDTYTGTAKGNNADITVQVGYKDGVIQSVKVTKHAETAGVADAALEKIPEAIVAHQSLNVDIISGATETSKAIVNAVKSALQSANADLSKFDTAVVKEQREAQELTTDVVVIGAGGAGLTAAITAASEGKKVIVLEKKSIAGGNSTLATGGMNAAKTSYQDKNTFAEDKGVTTKIAAAEKDYPALKDLTATVKSQYEKYKKDPKGYFDSVELFELDTMVGGKATNNLELVKTLTKNSKESLEWLATIGADLKSVGSFGGASVKRIHKPVNAEGKTVAVGSYLVPILEAQAKKAGVQIIFDTPAYAIKLTDSGVTVEAEATTVHAKSVVIATGGFAGNSEMVEKYKPELKGFATTNTSGITGDGIKIADALNAALVDMEQIQIHPTVEYTSKALITEGLRGDGAILVNQDGKRFFDETSTRDKVSAAEIAQKGNYAYLIIDQRMADASAVIQGYIKKGFTKTGKTIEELAKEIEITPETLAATLQTWNKAVEAKTDSEFNRTSFAEKLDTAPFYAIKVSPGVHHTMGGIKINSNAQVIDKSGAVIPHVYAAGEVTGGVHGANRLGGNAVADIIVFGRIAGKQAAANAGN comes from the coding sequence GTGAAAAGATTATTTATAAGTTTAGCAGCGGTTATGGTATTGTTGTTTGCTTCTTGCGGAAACAAGGATACCTATACTGGTACGGCAAAAGGGAATAATGCCGATATTACGGTACAGGTAGGGTACAAAGATGGCGTTATTCAGAGCGTGAAGGTAACAAAACACGCCGAAACAGCGGGAGTTGCCGATGCGGCACTTGAAAAGATCCCTGAAGCTATTGTGGCTCATCAATCCTTAAATGTGGATATCATAAGCGGCGCAACCGAAACTTCAAAAGCAATTGTTAATGCGGTGAAGTCGGCTTTGCAATCGGCGAACGCGGATTTAAGCAAGTTTGACACCGCGGTAGTAAAAGAGCAGCGAGAAGCACAAGAACTTACAACCGATGTTGTGGTAATCGGTGCGGGCGGTGCGGGGTTAACTGCCGCAATTACCGCTGCAAGCGAAGGTAAAAAGGTCATTGTTTTAGAAAAAAAATCGATTGCCGGCGGGAATTCCACGCTTGCAACCGGCGGTATGAATGCAGCAAAAACATCGTATCAGGATAAAAATACTTTTGCGGAAGATAAGGGCGTTACTACAAAGATCGCCGCCGCTGAAAAAGACTATCCTGCATTAAAAGACTTAACCGCAACTGTAAAATCACAGTATGAAAAATACAAGAAAGATCCTAAAGGCTATTTTGATTCGGTTGAGTTGTTTGAACTTGATACAATGGTAGGCGGAAAAGCAACGAATAATCTGGAACTTGTAAAAACTCTTACCAAGAATTCAAAGGAGTCCCTTGAATGGCTTGCAACAATCGGTGCGGATTTAAAATCCGTCGGTTCTTTCGGCGGCGCAAGTGTAAAACGAATTCACAAGCCGGTGAACGCCGAAGGCAAAACCGTTGCGGTTGGCAGTTATCTGGTGCCGATTTTAGAAGCGCAGGCAAAAAAAGCGGGCGTGCAAATTATTTTTGACACCCCCGCATATGCGATTAAGCTAACTGATTCCGGTGTTACTGTTGAAGCCGAAGCGACTACTGTCCATGCAAAATCGGTGGTTATCGCAACAGGCGGCTTTGCGGGGAACTCCGAGATGGTAGAAAAGTATAAGCCTGAATTAAAGGGATTTGCCACAACCAACACTTCAGGAATTACCGGAGACGGTATCAAAATAGCGGATGCCTTGAATGCGGCTCTGGTTGATATGGAGCAGATTCAGATTCATCCGACTGTTGAGTATACCTCGAAGGCGCTTATCACCGAAGGTTTGCGCGGAGACGGTGCGATTTTGGTTAATCAGGACGGCAAACGCTTTTTTGACGAAACAAGCACCCGCGATAAAGTTTCCGCAGCGGAAATCGCGCAAAAAGGAAACTACGCTTATTTGATTATCGATCAAAGAATGGCGGACGCTTCCGCGGTTATTCAAGGCTATATCAAAAAAGGTTTTACCAAAACCGGTAAAACCATTGAAGAATTGGCAAAAGAGATAGAAATTACTCCCGAAACCTTAGCTGCAACCTTGCAAACATGGAACAAAGCGGTTGAGGCTAAAACAGATTCCGAGTTTAACAGAACATCGTTTGCTGAAAAACTGGATACAGCTCCCTTTTATGCAATTAAGGTGAGCCCCGGTGTACATCACACGATGGGCGGAATCAAGATCAACTCAAATGCCCAAGTAATTGATAAATCTGGTGCGGTTATCCCGCACGTATACGCTGCAGGTGAAGTTACCGGCGGCGTGCACGGAGCAAACCGCTTAGGCGGAAATGCGGTCGCCGATATCATTGTATTCGGTAGAATCGCCGGAAAACAAGCTGCCGCCAATGCCGGTAACTAA
- the rpsL gene encoding 30S ribosomal protein S12, producing MPTINQLIKKGRKAAVSRTKSPALQACPQKRGVCTRVMTFTPKKPNSALRKVARVRLSNGIEVTAYIPGIGHNLQEHSVVLIRGGRVKDLPGVRYHIIRGTKDALGVADRKRGRSKYGAKKPKA from the coding sequence ATGCCTACAATCAATCAACTTATAAAAAAAGGGCGAAAAGCCGCTGTTTCGAGGACTAAAAGTCCCGCTTTGCAGGCGTGCCCGCAGAAAAGAGGAGTTTGTACTCGTGTAATGACTTTTACACCGAAAAAACCGAACTCCGCATTGCGTAAAGTCGCCCGTGTTCGTTTAAGTAACGGTATTGAAGTAACTGCATACATTCCCGGTATCGGACATAACTTGCAGGAACACTCCGTTGTGCTTATTCGAGGCGGACGTGTTAAGGACCTTCCCGGTGTGCGCTATCATATTATTCGCGGAACAAAAGATGCACTCGGGGTTGCAGATCGTAAACGAGGGCGCTCAAAGTACGGCGCAAAAAAACCAAAGGCATAA
- the rpsG gene encoding 30S ribosomal protein S7, with amino-acid sequence MGRKKKSINRPVAPDTRYNSVVLSKFISRMMLDGKKSTTTHILYACFDNIKEKTGEEPLEVFTKALENVKPLVEVKSRRVGGATYQVPIEIRESRREALGMRWLIAAARKRSGHGMPERLAAEIIDAYNNTGTAFKKKEDTHRMAEANKAFAHYRW; translated from the coding sequence ATGGGACGTAAAAAGAAATCAATAAACAGACCGGTTGCTCCCGATACCCGGTATAACAGCGTTGTTTTATCAAAATTTATTTCACGCATGATGCTTGACGGAAAAAAATCAACAACCACACATATTTTATATGCCTGTTTTGACAACATTAAAGAGAAAACCGGAGAAGAGCCTTTAGAGGTTTTTACCAAAGCGCTTGAAAATGTGAAGCCGCTTGTAGAGGTAAAATCCCGCCGCGTGGGAGGGGCTACGTATCAGGTTCCGATAGAAATCCGTGAATCCCGTCGGGAAGCTCTTGGAATGCGCTGGCTCATAGCTGCCGCTCGCAAGCGCTCAGGACACGGTATGCCCGAAAGGCTTGCCGCTGAAATAATTGACGCATACAACAACACCGGCACCGCCTTTAAAAAGAAAGAAGATACGCACCGAATGGCAGAAGCAAACAAAGCGTTTGCTCACTATCGCTGGTAG
- a CDS encoding P13 family porin, with the protein MGKLLIEKKLLFFCFMLITAEVLSAQSNFAKIQLLIDKGLHKNKAEIALLAADLTDQERVTLLNRNTLSLDIPMLLNGVIGFGSGSFVNKDYIAGGIHCGIDVACTITSITVGYLYSTRMMNSATSYDSDKMLKDTKIVLYTAITGFSVLAINKIAQLITLPVYTNKYNAALHDALLGQGVAAKKPVKIQLFPVFVPENIGLALAVDY; encoded by the coding sequence ATGGGGAAGCTTTTAATAGAAAAGAAATTGCTTTTTTTTTGTTTTATGCTGATAACCGCGGAAGTGCTTAGTGCGCAAAGTAATTTTGCGAAAATTCAGTTGCTTATCGATAAAGGACTTCACAAAAATAAGGCTGAGATTGCATTGCTTGCTGCAGATTTAACTGATCAGGAGCGAGTAACTTTGCTTAATCGAAACACCTTATCGCTTGATATTCCTATGCTTTTAAATGGAGTTATTGGATTTGGCTCAGGATCTTTTGTAAACAAAGATTATATTGCAGGCGGAATTCATTGCGGTATTGATGTTGCTTGTACAATAACATCAATAACTGTAGGGTATTTGTATTCTACTCGTATGATGAATAGTGCAACTTCATATGATTCTGATAAAATGTTGAAAGATACAAAAATAGTTTTGTATACAGCGATTACCGGTTTTTCCGTGCTTGCAATAAACAAGATTGCACAGTTGATAACGCTTCCGGTATACACAAACAAGTATAATGCCGCCTTGCATGATGCGCTTTTAGGGCAAGGAGTTGCGGCGAAAAAACCAGTGAAAATACAGCTTTTCCCCGTATTTGTCCCTGAAAATATCGGGCTTGCTCTCGCGGTTGATTATTAA
- a CDS encoding phenylalanine--tRNA ligase subunit alpha — protein MDIESIIKNLHPLEIKVLKNFKEHELLSAAELEARLAYKEGHANQAFSWLQMKDIIEEKSRETKTFFELTPFGEEAANEGTPEQRILRVLKEKGALNFKEIAAQLGIEERDVGASYGQLAKEGAVSMNAEKKVLFVKEPESERFRLIPALLQKARDSADKKLAQSELSAQELQAMGSIAKKRGASASFFKIAERDSVTYAFKSGVSALQEALAKAGITGDEIGQLTAESLKTGEWKGQAFRSYNIQLPPARVLSGRPSAYSDFLEGVKDKLCSLGFEEFDGPLVETDFWNSDALFMPQFHAARDIHDVYYIKNPTHAKSIEEPFLSRVAEVHETGGNTGSRGWGYQFDRDFTRRLLLRSQGTVLSAHQLAKAKIPGKYFGIVRCFRYDKVDATHLSDFYQTEGIVLGKNVNLKTLLGILKMFAVEIAGATEVKYVGGYFPFTEPSIEVHIKHPVLGWFELGGSGILRPEVTRAMGVDVPVLAWGIGIDRMALMALGLNDLRELFSSDIEAVRLRK, from the coding sequence ATGGATATTGAATCGATTATCAAAAATTTGCATCCGCTTGAGATAAAGGTATTAAAAAACTTTAAGGAGCATGAGCTGCTTTCCGCTGCCGAGCTTGAAGCGCGTTTAGCGTATAAAGAAGGGCACGCCAATCAGGCTTTTTCATGGCTCCAAATGAAGGATATTATCGAAGAAAAAAGCAGAGAAACAAAAACGTTTTTTGAGCTTACGCCGTTTGGCGAGGAGGCTGCAAACGAAGGAACTCCCGAACAACGAATACTGCGGGTGCTGAAAGAAAAAGGCGCTCTGAACTTTAAGGAAATTGCTGCGCAGCTCGGAATAGAAGAGCGAGATGTTGGCGCCTCATACGGGCAACTTGCAAAAGAAGGCGCGGTGAGTATGAATGCGGAAAAAAAGGTTCTTTTTGTAAAAGAGCCCGAAAGCGAGCGGTTCCGGCTAATTCCGGCGCTTTTGCAAAAAGCACGTGATTCCGCCGATAAAAAGCTTGCTCAATCAGAGCTTTCCGCACAGGAATTGCAAGCGATGGGCAGTATTGCAAAAAAGCGCGGTGCCTCTGCAAGTTTTTTTAAAATTGCGGAGCGGGACAGCGTTACCTATGCTTTTAAATCGGGCGTTTCCGCCTTGCAGGAAGCCCTTGCTAAGGCGGGCATTACCGGCGATGAAATCGGGCAACTTACCGCTGAAAGTTTAAAAACCGGAGAATGGAAGGGGCAGGCATTCAGAAGCTATAATATTCAGCTGCCGCCCGCCCGCGTTCTTTCCGGCAGGCCGAGCGCTTATTCGGATTTTTTGGAAGGCGTTAAAGACAAACTTTGCTCGCTCGGCTTTGAAGAATTTGACGGCCCGCTGGTTGAAACCGATTTCTGGAATTCGGATGCCTTATTTATGCCGCAGTTCCATGCCGCCCGCGATATCCATGACGTATACTATATTAAAAATCCAACGCATGCAAAAAGCATTGAAGAGCCTTTTTTATCCCGAGTTGCGGAAGTGCACGAAACCGGTGGCAACACGGGCAGCCGCGGCTGGGGCTATCAATTTGACCGGGATTTCACCCGCCGTCTTTTGTTACGCAGTCAGGGAACCGTGCTTTCGGCGCATCAGCTTGCGAAGGCAAAAATCCCCGGCAAGTATTTCGGCATTGTGCGCTGCTTCCGGTATGATAAGGTTGACGCAACCCATTTATCCGATTTTTATCAAACCGAAGGTATTGTACTCGGGAAAAATGTCAATTTAAAAACTCTGCTCGGCATACTGAAAATGTTTGCGGTAGAAATTGCGGGCGCCACCGAAGTTAAATACGTGGGCGGCTATTTCCCCTTTACTGAGCCCTCAATCGAAGTGCATATCAAACACCCGGTACTCGGCTGGTTTGAGCTTGGCGGCTCGGGCATCCTCCGTCCCGAAGTAACCCGCGCAATGGGAGTCGATGTTCCCGTTCTGGCATGGGGAATCGGCATTGACCGCATGGCGCTCATGGCACTCGGCTTAAACGACCTGCGCGAACTTTTCAGTTCCGACATTGAAGCGGTACGCTTAAGAAAATAA
- a CDS encoding transposase codes for MRRYSQEFKQQALQLSDEIGTKEAAKNLGISYGTLTDWRKTKNRYKASDGAATAKAIVLDERERQLQREIKELKEANEILQGALAFFVKGWKK; via the coding sequence ATGCGACGTTATAGTCAAGAATTTAAACAGCAGGCATTACAACTGTCTGATGAAATCGGCACAAAAGAAGCGGCGAAGAATCTCGGTATTTCATACGGGACGCTGACCGATTGGCGAAAAACGAAAAATCGCTATAAAGCAAGCGACGGAGCTGCAACGGCAAAAGCTATCGTTTTGGATGAGCGAGAGAGACAGCTCCAACGCGAAATCAAAGAGCTCAAAGAAGCCAACGAAATCTTGCAAGGCGCACTCGCTTTTTTCGTGAAGGGCTGGAAGAAGTGA
- a CDS encoding DMT family transporter, which produces MNKQFLSQKAKGVIAILLSAFIFGCMPILAKKFYIHGGNASTLIFLRFFLVLPFLYIVLRTQKIPLAISAKELFHLITASILGYCISVFLLFISYDYISVGLATAVHFIYPSLVVLVCIIFFKEKASLIKIAAVLMATTGVFLCGKSGEIASFFGLLIAFLSGVTFAVYVIYIDKSPLRKMNAIKLTFYLCVISAVIMLGYSGIRKELSLEFGIPAWSYALTLSILVSAGAVNLFQYGIKIIGAQNTSILSTIEPITGILLGVAILHEKLDILSISGACLILLAVFLIALGPRK; this is translated from the coding sequence ATGAACAAACAATTTCTTTCTCAAAAAGCAAAAGGCGTTATTGCGATTCTGCTTTCGGCATTTATATTCGGCTGCATGCCGATCCTTGCAAAAAAATTTTATATCCACGGCGGCAATGCTTCAACGCTGATATTTTTGCGATTCTTTTTAGTCTTACCCTTTCTCTATATCGTTCTGCGGACACAAAAAATCCCGTTGGCAATTAGTGCAAAAGAATTATTTCATCTTATCACCGCATCAATATTAGGATACTGCATATCTGTTTTCCTTTTATTTATCTCGTATGATTATATTTCTGTCGGCCTTGCAACGGCGGTACACTTTATTTATCCCTCATTGGTAGTTTTAGTATGCATTATTTTTTTTAAAGAAAAAGCAAGCCTTATCAAAATAGCTGCAGTACTTATGGCAACGACAGGAGTCTTTCTGTGCGGAAAAAGCGGAGAAATTGCAAGTTTTTTCGGCTTACTGATAGCCTTTCTTTCGGGGGTAACCTTTGCCGTCTATGTTATCTACATTGATAAAAGCCCTTTGCGAAAAATGAATGCAATAAAACTTACCTTTTATCTTTGTGTAATTTCGGCGGTCATCATGCTCGGATATTCCGGCATCCGTAAAGAGCTCAGTCTCGAGTTCGGCATACCCGCTTGGAGCTATGCGCTTACGCTTTCGATTTTAGTATCTGCGGGAGCCGTTAATTTATTCCAATACGGCATAAAAATAATCGGCGCTCAAAACACTTCGATCTTAAGCACCATAGAACCGATTACCGGTATTTTACTCGGCGTAGCCATATTACATGAAAAACTTGATATACTCTCTATCTCGGGCGCATGCCTTATTTTACTCGCAGTATTCTTAATCGCCCTTGGACCGCGTAAATAA
- the bcp gene encoding thioredoxin-dependent thiol peroxidase: protein MLTVGKKAPAFTLKNEDEESVKLSQFKGKKIVLYFYPRDNTSGCTTEACAFRDVYDDILDKGAVVIGISPDSESSHAKFKAKHALPFYLLADPEKEVIQKYEAWGEKSMFGKKYFGVVRSTYIIDEEGKITHVFPKVSPKNHAAEILAAL, encoded by the coding sequence ATGCTCACTGTAGGAAAAAAAGCTCCGGCTTTTACATTAAAAAACGAAGATGAGGAAAGCGTAAAGCTTTCGCAGTTTAAAGGGAAAAAGATAGTGCTTTATTTTTATCCGCGGGATAACACTTCGGGTTGCACAACAGAGGCTTGCGCGTTCCGTGATGTGTACGATGATATTTTGGATAAAGGTGCGGTTGTTATCGGCATCAGTCCTGACAGCGAAAGCTCCCATGCAAAGTTTAAGGCAAAACATGCATTGCCTTTTTATCTTTTGGCAGACCCCGAAAAAGAGGTCATCCAAAAATATGAGGCATGGGGCGAAAAGTCCATGTTCGGCAAAAAATATTTCGGCGTTGTTCGTTCAACGTATATTATCGATGAAGAGGGAAAAATAACGCACGTCTTTCCGAAGGTAAGCCCGAAAAATCACGCTGCGGAAATTCTTGCGGCTTTATAA
- a CDS encoding ABC transporter permease, whose amino-acid sequence MLSLLNKIPTILMLVSPILITATAGMICERSGVVNIALEGLMVFGAFATATVHFFTEVPLGGFSIWFAILCGGVFGMIFSLIHAFASVSLNADQTISGTGINLLAVGVTRFISQIIFKQEQTKEFMLGMMPSFAGIYPTAYVALIIILLAWFILYKRPLGLRLRSCGENPQAAASVGINVQRIRYMAVLTSGFLAGIAGGCLVLTTNTQFNSTTVNGHGFIALAVVSFGRWRPIGITGAAILFGSTLAFSIIANDYELLKRLPSDMFNIMPYLITLIALVVFSGKNYAPASVGLPYEGGSS is encoded by the coding sequence ATGCTTAGTCTTTTAAACAAAATTCCTACAATACTGATGCTTGTCTCCCCCATTCTGATTACCGCAACGGCGGGTATGATTTGCGAACGGTCGGGGGTTGTCAATATCGCCCTTGAAGGCTTGATGGTATTCGGCGCCTTCGCTACCGCAACCGTGCATTTTTTTACCGAAGTCCCTTTGGGAGGGTTTTCAATCTGGTTTGCCATCCTTTGTGGAGGCGTGTTCGGTATGATCTTTTCGCTTATTCATGCGTTTGCCTCTGTTTCTTTGAATGCGGATCAAACAATTTCCGGCACCGGCATTAACCTTTTGGCAGTCGGTGTTACGCGCTTTATTTCGCAGATTATTTTTAAGCAAGAGCAAACAAAGGAGTTTATGCTCGGAATGATGCCTTCTTTTGCTGGAATATATCCGACCGCCTATGTTGCGCTCATTATTATTCTTTTGGCATGGTTTATTCTTTATAAACGTCCGCTCGGCTTACGTCTTCGCTCCTGCGGAGAAAACCCGCAGGCGGCAGCTTCGGTCGGCATCAATGTACAAAGAATACGGTATATGGCGGTACTTACCTCAGGGTTTTTGGCAGGCATTGCAGGCGGCTGTCTGGTACTTACCACCAATACGCAGTTTAATTCAACGACCGTAAACGGGCACGGCTTTATTGCGCTTGCCGTTGTTTCATTCGGCAGATGGCGCCCGATCGGCATTACCGGTGCGGCAATTCTTTTCGGCTCAACCCTTGCTTTTTCGATTATCGCAAACGATTATGAACTGCTCAAACGACTCCCGTCGGATATGTTTAATATCATGCCGTACCTGATAACGCTCATCGCCCTCGTGGTTTTCAGCGGCAAAAACTATGCACCGGCATCGGTTGGTTTGCCCTATGAAGGCGGCAGCAGCTAG
- a CDS encoding ABC transporter permease, with amino-acid sequence MKHNKQNKSLGEIIVASDTLLSLIVVALGFLVGTVLILIIDKNPAGMYKAILQVLTGYNIDRGRFYIRYIGEWLCQSMPFILCGFAMGFAARAGLFNIGGEGQYIVGLTVAQFIAFYFPQISVLHWLAALLFAAFAGGLWGAIVGWLKAKYEVSEVVATIMLNYIALYSSRILVSLIPGTNTYRTPNFPASVLLKTAFLEKLTGGSRLNIGIVFVILSTLVYWFIMEKTSVGFGLRATGFNKEAARASGISVVKSIVLSMFIAGVFAGLAGAIVALGSFRYGRVIASMDGYGFAGIAVALVGNNRAGGTLLAGLLFGMLSSAQPLMESNSIPKEITYIIQGLVVVFIALRAGFGIIVRNSLKKKLQKEIQHA; translated from the coding sequence GTGAAACATAATAAACAAAATAAATCACTCGGAGAAATTATTGTCGCCTCCGACACACTCTTATCCTTGATTGTTGTGGCATTAGGTTTTTTGGTGGGGACGGTGCTGATTCTGATTATCGATAAAAACCCCGCCGGCATGTATAAGGCTATTTTGCAGGTGCTTACCGGCTATAATATTGACCGCGGCAGATTTTATATACGCTATATCGGAGAATGGCTTTGCCAGTCAATGCCGTTTATTCTCTGCGGATTTGCAATGGGTTTTGCAGCCCGCGCAGGGTTATTTAATATCGGAGGCGAAGGGCAATACATTGTCGGACTTACGGTTGCGCAATTTATCGCTTTTTATTTTCCGCAAATTTCAGTATTACACTGGCTTGCCGCCCTCTTGTTTGCCGCCTTTGCCGGCGGGCTTTGGGGCGCGATTGTCGGCTGGCTTAAAGCAAAATACGAGGTGTCCGAGGTTGTTGCAACGATTATGCTGAACTATATTGCATTATACAGCTCGCGAATATTGGTCAGCCTTATTCCCGGCACCAATACCTACCGTACACCGAATTTTCCGGCCAGCGTATTATTAAAAACCGCCTTTCTTGAAAAACTCACCGGCGGCTCTCGGCTTAACATCGGTATAGTTTTTGTAATTCTTTCCACACTGGTGTACTGGTTTATTATGGAAAAAACAAGTGTCGGCTTCGGGTTGCGGGCAACCGGTTTTAACAAAGAAGCAGCCCGTGCATCGGGTATTTCGGTGGTAAAAAGTATTGTGCTTTCGATGTTTATTGCCGGAGTTTTTGCGGGGCTTGCCGGTGCTATTGTGGCGCTCGGCAGTTTCCGCTACGGAAGAGTAATTGCCAGTATGGACGGGTACGGTTTTGCCGGTATTGCTGTTGCCTTAGTAGGAAACAATCGGGCGGGCGGAACCCTCCTTGCAGGGCTTTTGTTCGGCATGCTTTCTTCCGCGCAACCGCTGATGGAATCAAACTCAATTCCAAAAGAAATTACCTATATTATTCAAGGCTTGGTAGTTGTCTTTATCGCACTTCGGGCAGGCTTTGGCATTATTGTACGCAATTCTTTAAAAAAGAAACTTCAAAAGGAGATACAGCATGCTTAG